A single region of the Salvia miltiorrhiza cultivar Shanhuang (shh) chromosome 8, IMPLAD_Smil_shh, whole genome shotgun sequence genome encodes:
- the LOC131001148 gene encoding non-specific lipid transfer protein GPI-anchored 20-like isoform X2 — translation MMNLMAVMMIAASLVAPYAAAQSNTNTNAICTGPMLRSFGSCIGFLSTGSNASSPTSACCNSLRDLMSNGQDCLCLIVTGGVPFQVPINRSLAISLPKACRQSGVPVECKEPRSSTPGAPDTNPGLSPPSIPQVPFIPQPLTPPSSGRDGGVTPPQTPQGGLVPTLTPPGMRPTLSAAQPSPILFPSLLVAILMAVFQVYFC, via the exons ATGATGAATCTAATGGCAGTGATGATGATAGCTGCTTCCCTGGTGGCTCCTTATGCGGCGGCGCAGTCAAACACGAACACAAACGCCATCTGCACGGGGCCTATGCTGCGCAGCTTCGGGTCGTGCATAGGGTTCCTGAGCACAGGGTCGAACGCGTCGTCGCCGACTTCGGCGTGCTGCAACTCGTTGAGAGACCTGATGAGCAACGGCCAAGATTGCCTGTGCCTCATAGTTACAGGAGGTGTACCTTTCCAAGTTCCCATCAATCGCTCTTTGGCAATCTCTCTTCCTAAAGCATGCAGACAATCTGGAGTCCCAGTTGAATGCAAAG AACCAAGGAGTTCAACCCCTGGTGCACCAGATACAAATCCTGGATTATCTCCTCCTTCAATTCCTCAAG TTCCATTTATTCCTCAGCCCTTGACACCGCCGTCATCTGGGCGCGATGGCGGCGTGACGCCGCCTCAGACGCCGCAAGGTGGCCTAGTCCCGACGCTTACGCCGCCAGGAATGCGGCCGACATTGTCGGCTGCGCAGCCATCTCCAATTCTTTTTCCATCTCTTCTTGTAGCGATATTGATGGCCGTCTTTCAAGTCTACttttgttga
- the LOC131001148 gene encoding non-specific lipid transfer protein GPI-anchored 21-like isoform X1 — MMNLMAVMMIAASLVAPYAAAQSNTNTNAICTGPMLRSFGSCIGFLSTGSNASSPTSACCNSLRDLMSNGQDCLCLIVTGGVPFQVPINRSLAISLPKACRQSGVPVECKATASPVPAPEPRSSTPGAPDTNPGLSPPSIPQVPFIPQPLTPPSSGRDGGVTPPQTPQGGLVPTLTPPGMRPTLSAAQPSPILFPSLLVAILMAVFQVYFC; from the exons ATGATGAATCTAATGGCAGTGATGATGATAGCTGCTTCCCTGGTGGCTCCTTATGCGGCGGCGCAGTCAAACACGAACACAAACGCCATCTGCACGGGGCCTATGCTGCGCAGCTTCGGGTCGTGCATAGGGTTCCTGAGCACAGGGTCGAACGCGTCGTCGCCGACTTCGGCGTGCTGCAACTCGTTGAGAGACCTGATGAGCAACGGCCAAGATTGCCTGTGCCTCATAGTTACAGGAGGTGTACCTTTCCAAGTTCCCATCAATCGCTCTTTGGCAATCTCTCTTCCTAAAGCATGCAGACAATCTGGAGTCCCAGTTGAATGCAAAG CCACAGCCAGTCCCGTTCCAGCTCCAG AACCAAGGAGTTCAACCCCTGGTGCACCAGATACAAATCCTGGATTATCTCCTCCTTCAATTCCTCAAG TTCCATTTATTCCTCAGCCCTTGACACCGCCGTCATCTGGGCGCGATGGCGGCGTGACGCCGCCTCAGACGCCGCAAGGTGGCCTAGTCCCGACGCTTACGCCGCCAGGAATGCGGCCGACATTGTCGGCTGCGCAGCCATCTCCAATTCTTTTTCCATCTCTTCTTGTAGCGATATTGATGGCCGTCTTTCAAGTCTACttttgttga
- the LOC131001149 gene encoding non-specific lipid transfer protein GPI-anchored 5-like isoform X1: MAKLQFSMIPSLVILAAVSSGAAAQSDGCTNVVVSMSPCLNYGNSSAAPSAACCAQLNTVARSRPECLCQVINSTTLGLSVDQTQAQALPKACSVQTPNCKAASPPGSTPNSGGGSSSPGNGSSDAASIRFSTLFAIFLLFTAHIMFLNFSSC, from the exons ATGGCAAAGCTACAATTCTCAATGATTCCAAGCCTCGTCATACTCGCCGCAGTTTCCTCCGGGGCGGCGGCGCAATCGGATGGTTGCACCAATGTGGTGGTGAGCATGTCGCCGTGCCTCAACTACGGCAACTCCTCCGCCGCCCCTTCCGCCGCGTGCTGCGCGCAGCTGAACACCGTGGCCCGCTCCCGACCAGAGTGCTTATGTCAAGTAATTAATAGCACTACTCTTGGATTGAGTGTCGACCaaactcaagctcaagctcTCCCCAAAGCTTGTAGTGTCCAAACCCCCAACTGCAAAG cTGCTTCTCCACCCGGTTCAACACCAAATTCAG GGGGTGGATCATCATCACCTGGAAATGGCTCCTCCGATGCAGCCTCCATTAGATTTAGCACTTTATTtgctatttttcttcttttcacaGCTCatattatgtttttaaatttcagCAGTTGTTGA
- the LOC131001149 gene encoding non-specific lipid transfer protein GPI-anchored 5-like isoform X2 — MAKLQFSMIPSLVILAAVSSGAAAQSDGCTNVVVSMSPCLNYGNSSAAPSAACCAQLNTVARSRPECLCQVINSTTLGLSVDQTQAQALPKACSVQTPNCKGGGSSSPGNGSSDAASIRFSTLFAIFLLFTAHIMFLNFSSC, encoded by the exons ATGGCAAAGCTACAATTCTCAATGATTCCAAGCCTCGTCATACTCGCCGCAGTTTCCTCCGGGGCGGCGGCGCAATCGGATGGTTGCACCAATGTGGTGGTGAGCATGTCGCCGTGCCTCAACTACGGCAACTCCTCCGCCGCCCCTTCCGCCGCGTGCTGCGCGCAGCTGAACACCGTGGCCCGCTCCCGACCAGAGTGCTTATGTCAAGTAATTAATAGCACTACTCTTGGATTGAGTGTCGACCaaactcaagctcaagctcTCCCCAAAGCTTGTAGTGTCCAAACCCCCAACTGCAAAG GGGGTGGATCATCATCACCTGGAAATGGCTCCTCCGATGCAGCCTCCATTAGATTTAGCACTTTATTtgctatttttcttcttttcacaGCTCatattatgtttttaaatttcagCAGTTGTTGA